From Pseudoalteromonas rubra, one genomic window encodes:
- the prfC gene encoding peptide chain release factor 3, producing MADQTFLNEINKRRTFAIISHPDAGKTTITEKVLLFGKALQQAGTVKGRGSNQHAKSDWMDMEKERGISVTTSVMQFPFNDSLVNLLDTPGHEDFSEDTYRTLTAVDSCLMVIDAAKGVEDRTRKLMEVTRLRDTPIVTFMNKLDRDIRDPMELLDEVETELNIMCAPVTWPIGCGKEFKGVYHIHRDETILYQTGQGHTIQEVRTIKGLDNADLDAAIGESLAEQLREELELVIGASHEFDKELFLSGELTPVYFGTALGNFGVDHMLDGLTEWAPSPLPRQTDEREVCADDDKFTGFVFKIQANMDPKHRDRIAFMRIVSGKYTQGMKMNHVRLGKQVSISDAVTFMAGDRERAQEAFAGDIIGLHNHGTIQIGDTFTQGEKLKFSGIPNFAPELFRRIRLKDPLKQKQLLKGLVQLSEEGAVQVFRPLINNDLIVGAVGVLQFDVVVARLKSEYNVDAIYESVNVQTARWVNCEDEKKLAEFRRKCEQNLALDGGDNLTYIAPSRVNLNLSMERYPDVQFHQTREH from the coding sequence ATGGCAGACCAGACTTTCCTCAATGAAATAAACAAGCGACGTACTTTCGCTATCATCTCTCACCCGGATGCGGGTAAGACCACCATCACAGAAAAAGTCCTTTTGTTCGGTAAGGCCCTGCAACAGGCCGGTACCGTAAAAGGCCGAGGCTCTAACCAGCACGCCAAATCAGACTGGATGGACATGGAAAAAGAGCGTGGTATCTCAGTAACCACGTCTGTGATGCAGTTCCCGTTCAACGACAGCCTGGTTAACCTGCTGGATACTCCGGGGCACGAGGATTTCTCGGAAGATACCTACCGTACACTGACTGCCGTGGACTCCTGTCTGATGGTTATCGACGCGGCCAAAGGTGTTGAGGATCGAACCCGTAAGCTGATGGAAGTCACCCGTTTACGCGATACACCTATCGTGACCTTCATGAACAAGCTGGACCGTGATATCCGCGATCCAATGGAGCTGCTGGACGAGGTTGAGACTGAACTGAACATCATGTGTGCGCCAGTTACCTGGCCGATTGGCTGTGGTAAAGAATTCAAAGGGGTGTACCACATCCACCGTGATGAGACCATTTTGTATCAAACGGGTCAGGGCCATACCATTCAGGAAGTCCGCACCATTAAGGGGTTAGATAACGCTGACTTGGATGCCGCTATCGGTGAGAGTCTGGCGGAGCAATTGCGTGAAGAGCTGGAACTGGTCATTGGCGCATCGCACGAATTCGATAAAGAGTTATTCCTCAGTGGCGAACTGACGCCTGTGTATTTTGGTACCGCCCTTGGTAACTTTGGTGTGGATCATATGCTGGATGGCCTGACTGAGTGGGCGCCGTCACCGTTGCCGCGTCAAACCGATGAGCGCGAAGTGTGTGCAGACGATGATAAATTCACCGGCTTCGTGTTTAAAATTCAGGCCAACATGGACCCGAAACACCGTGACCGTATCGCCTTTATGCGTATCGTGTCAGGTAAATACACTCAGGGCATGAAGATGAACCATGTTCGCTTGGGTAAACAAGTGAGCATCTCTGATGCCGTGACCTTTATGGCCGGAGATCGTGAACGCGCACAGGAAGCCTTTGCCGGTGACATCATTGGTTTGCACAACCACGGTACAATCCAGATTGGTGATACCTTCACTCAGGGTGAAAAACTCAAGTTCAGTGGTATTCCGAACTTTGCCCCTGAGCTGTTCCGCCGTATCCGCCTTAAAGATCCACTCAAGCAAAAGCAGTTGCTCAAAGGTCTGGTACAGTTATCAGAAGAAGGTGCCGTACAGGTGTTCCGCCCGCTGATCAACAACGATCTAATCGTAGGCGCGGTCGGTGTGCTGCAGTTTGACGTGGTAGTGGCACGACTGAAGTCTGAGTACAACGTGGATGCGATTTACGAAAGCGTTAACGTTCAGACGGCGCGTTGGGTTAATTGTGAAGACGAGAAAAAACTGGCTGAATTCCGCCGCAAGTGTGAGCAGAACCTGGCACTCGATGGAGGCGATAACCTGACTTATATCGCGCCAAGCCGGGTGAATCTAAACCTGTCGATGGAACGTTATCCGGACGTGCAGTTCCATCAGACGCGCGAACACTAA
- a CDS encoding thioesterase II family protein, producing MNNKLFVIPKPNPNAKLRLFCFPYAGGSPAIFMPWVGLLPNEVELVFVQFPGRGARMTETAYTDMQHKVDELLTHQAYITEKPFAFFGHSLGSRVIFETTKRLVALGAPLPVHLIASGSRAPHTNSNKTQTYHLPHDEFVAELLKLNGTPKELLEHKELMELLIPLLRADFQIAECYQAEPVSLPCPITVFHGYDDIEISAEQLHGWQDLSKHKIDIHYFNGGHFFINQCKDEVISQVNQVLRKIL from the coding sequence ATGAACAACAAGCTTTTTGTAATACCCAAACCAAACCCCAACGCTAAATTAAGGTTATTTTGTTTCCCTTATGCAGGTGGCTCACCAGCTATTTTTATGCCCTGGGTTGGTTTACTGCCAAATGAAGTTGAATTGGTGTTTGTTCAGTTTCCTGGTCGTGGCGCACGCATGACCGAGACTGCCTACACTGACATGCAGCATAAAGTCGATGAACTTCTTACTCATCAGGCATATATAACAGAAAAACCCTTCGCGTTTTTTGGTCATAGTTTAGGTAGTCGAGTAATTTTTGAGACTACGAAACGCCTGGTTGCACTAGGTGCACCGTTACCCGTTCACTTAATTGCGTCAGGAAGTCGGGCGCCCCATACCAACTCAAATAAAACGCAAACATACCATTTACCACACGATGAGTTTGTGGCTGAACTACTTAAGCTCAACGGTACACCCAAAGAACTGTTAGAACATAAAGAGCTTATGGAATTGCTTATCCCTCTACTCAGAGCCGATTTTCAGATTGCCGAATGCTATCAGGCCGAGCCTGTCAGCCTGCCCTGTCCTATCACCGTATTTCATGGCTACGATGACATCGAAATCAGTGCCGAGCAGCTACACGGCTGGCAGGATTTGAGTAAGCACAAAATTGACATTCATTACTTTAATGGCGGCCACTTTTTCATCAACCAGTGCAAAGATGAAGTGATCAGTCAGGTCAATCAGGTACTTCGCAAAATACTGTAA
- a CDS encoding CorA family divalent cation transporter: MLISTEDLRDALLDGTGVSSISDLTCALIDPLTHRMQDTLWQFEEQLDEFEEQLDKEAYQPDYHQITLLRRQVIALKRCIKPRRQAIYDLIDTKVNFLSLGQRRLLGEANNTLSRYIEELDACIERAQVLQQSITNQLNEQLNQRMYIMSVVAALFLPLGFLTGLLGINIRGILGTENPWAFTIFILALVVLSCCRRSIQTSEMDMKCGN; this comes from the coding sequence GTGCTGATCTCTACCGAAGATTTACGTGATGCTTTGCTGGATGGCACAGGAGTAAGCTCAATTAGCGACCTGACTTGTGCTTTGATTGACCCCCTGACACATCGTATGCAAGATACACTGTGGCAGTTCGAGGAACAGCTGGACGAGTTTGAAGAGCAGCTGGACAAAGAGGCATACCAGCCCGACTATCACCAAATAACCTTACTGCGGCGTCAGGTTATTGCCTTAAAGCGTTGTATCAAACCGCGACGTCAGGCTATCTATGATTTGATTGACACTAAGGTGAACTTTCTGAGCCTTGGGCAGCGCCGCTTGCTCGGCGAGGCAAATAACACCCTCAGTCGCTATATTGAAGAACTGGACGCTTGTATTGAACGGGCACAAGTCCTGCAGCAAAGCATCACCAACCAACTCAATGAGCAGCTTAATCAGCGCATGTACATTATGTCCGTGGTCGCTGCCTTATTTCTGCCGTTGGGATTTTTAACCGGTCTATTGGGGATTAATATTAGAGGTATTCTAGGCACAGAGAATCCCTGGGCATTCACGATTTTCATACTTGCATTGGTGGTATTAAGTTGCTGCAGGCGTTCTATTCAAACGTCAGAAATGGATATGAAATGCGGAAATTAG
- a CDS encoding helix-turn-helix domain-containing protein — MTPMTTEQVAEFLDVKVERVRRLARENLLVAKQQDEQGEPIFDKDDVEKYKELAKRLGGI; from the coding sequence ATGACTCCAATGACCACTGAACAAGTTGCTGAATTTTTAGATGTTAAAGTGGAGCGCGTCAGGCGACTGGCACGCGAAAACCTGTTAGTTGCCAAACAACAGGATGAGCAGGGCGAACCCATTTTTGACAAAGATGACGTAGAAAAATACAAAGAACTGGCAAAACGACTGGGCGGCATTTAA
- a CDS encoding phosphotransferase, whose translation MPHCDAELSALIKLAFPDITISALRPLNKGLSNKNYYLEQAQQGFLLKHYSGAIPVHALQAQAQLAQLGVAQPLAGYHVQTRLALFEFLPQRDEPLCLSDNLLAKLHTLHGFVWPQLAQLDLSAALSEAAQVLEGVSDVSTLGQRLMQFEPDICFCHNDLVKDNMLVTAQGPVFIDFEYAQYNDRYFDLAALCVSFSLSVREGNQMLKRYFSLAQRLLPEYAEDKLKCYVEVYLVLCFAWYQQRGLASYADPLLVLLKTWRHESL comes from the coding sequence TTGCCGCACTGTGATGCTGAGTTAAGTGCGCTGATCAAGCTGGCTTTTCCTGATATTACCATCAGTGCACTGCGTCCACTCAACAAAGGCTTAAGTAACAAAAATTACTATCTGGAGCAGGCGCAACAGGGGTTTTTGTTAAAGCACTATTCAGGCGCAATACCCGTTCATGCGCTGCAAGCGCAGGCACAGCTTGCCCAACTCGGCGTAGCGCAGCCATTGGCTGGCTATCATGTTCAGACCCGGCTGGCGTTGTTTGAATTTTTACCACAGCGAGATGAGCCACTGTGCCTGAGCGATAACTTATTGGCGAAGCTGCACACGTTACATGGCTTTGTATGGCCCCAGTTAGCGCAGCTTGACCTGAGTGCGGCACTCTCTGAGGCCGCTCAGGTGCTTGAAGGGGTATCTGATGTGTCCACTTTAGGTCAAAGGTTGATGCAGTTTGAGCCTGATATCTGCTTTTGCCACAATGATTTGGTCAAAGACAATATGCTGGTAACTGCACAGGGGCCGGTGTTTATCGATTTTGAATACGCGCAATACAACGACCGATATTTTGATTTGGCGGCCTTATGTGTCTCTTTTTCGCTGTCTGTACGAGAAGGTAATCAAATGCTGAAGCGCTATTTCAGCCTGGCACAGCGCCTGTTGCCAGAATATGCCGAGGATAAGCTTAAGTGCTATGTAGAGGTTTACCTGGTGCTCTGTTTTGCCTGGTATCAGCAACGTGGGCTCGCCTCCTATGCTGACCCTTTGCTGGTTTTATTAAAGACATGGCGACACGAGTCGCTTTGA
- the pnuC gene encoding nicotinamide riboside transporter PnuC, which yields MQWLAETLAGFTAMSVWEYLAVVLSAAYLLLAIRENSWCWPAAFISTFIYTVMYWNGALLMESLLNFYYMFMAVVGWWMWRSGRQDKSLEIVSWSLYRHSVIILGTLLVALGIGYVMDKYTHAELAYLDSLTTCFAVVTTYLVARKVLENWLYWVVIDAASMYLYYLKGYYPTLVLFGFYTIVVCWGYVRWYEVHQQKEGKPLAAL from the coding sequence ATGCAGTGGCTAGCTGAAACCCTGGCTGGGTTTACCGCCATGTCAGTGTGGGAATATCTGGCCGTGGTCTTATCCGCCGCCTACCTGTTGCTGGCGATAAGAGAAAACTCATGGTGCTGGCCTGCGGCGTTTATCAGCACCTTTATCTATACAGTGATGTACTGGAATGGTGCATTGCTGATGGAGTCATTGCTGAACTTTTACTATATGTTCATGGCGGTAGTAGGTTGGTGGATGTGGCGCAGTGGCAGACAGGATAAGTCCCTGGAGATCGTTTCCTGGTCCTTGTATCGACATAGCGTCATTATTTTGGGCACTCTACTTGTGGCACTGGGTATCGGCTATGTGATGGATAAGTACACGCATGCTGAGCTGGCTTATCTCGACAGCCTGACGACCTGCTTTGCCGTGGTAACCACTTACCTGGTTGCCCGTAAAGTGCTGGAAAACTGGTTGTACTGGGTGGTGATTGATGCTGCATCTATGTATCTTTACTATCTTAAAGGCTATTACCCCACTCTGGTGTTATTTGGTTTTTATACCATTGTAGTCTGCTGGGGTTATGTGCGTTGGTACGAAGTGCATCAACAAAAAGAGGGCAAACCGCTTGCCGCACTGTGA
- a CDS encoding nuclear transport factor 2 family protein, producing the protein MRGTFTTQLTLCLVLLVTLVVTGCGLTDNTRASARESSALRQVLNDYIATYQARQDFAFFLSFYADDIQLEDMIYGFAVKDKQALAEFFNWSAGNVEILDGEQTYTLSEVILDEQQRRAVIRGTYVRFEYEGREMGPWRFTTVLHFNPDNKITYQQDWINYRPRSVTDGGSNLNYPEN; encoded by the coding sequence TTGCGCGGCACATTCACCACACAGCTCACTCTCTGTCTTGTGTTACTAGTTACCTTAGTGGTTACTGGCTGTGGCCTGACAGACAATACCCGAGCGTCAGCGCGCGAATCGAGTGCGCTCAGACAAGTACTCAATGACTATATAGCGACCTATCAGGCGCGTCAGGATTTTGCCTTCTTTTTGTCATTTTATGCCGACGATATCCAGCTCGAAGACATGATTTATGGCTTTGCCGTCAAGGACAAACAGGCATTGGCTGAGTTTTTTAATTGGTCTGCCGGAAACGTCGAAATCCTGGATGGTGAACAGACGTATACACTCAGTGAAGTGATCTTAGACGAGCAGCAACGCCGTGCCGTTATTCGTGGCACCTATGTGCGCTTTGAGTATGAAGGTCGGGAAATGGGCCCCTGGCGTTTTACGACCGTATTACATTTTAACCCGGACAACAAGATCACCTATCAGCAGGATTGGATCAATTACAGGCCTCGCTCGGTAACGGACGGTGGCAGCAATTTAAATTATCCCGAAAACTAA
- a CDS encoding Gfo/Idh/MocA family protein produces MTNLNRRDFLKAAGVAAAAGVVSGCAQSKVDPTQVTPERQGKSVIGLVAPKMDLVRVGFIGVGQRGYGHVKRMSHIEGAEIVALCDTHEEVLLRSASYLAERGMKAPALYQGSEFAYREMLARDDIDIVIISTPWRWHAPMAVDTMESGKHAFVEVPLALTVEEMWQLVDTAERTQKNCMMMENVNYGRDELMVLNMVRQGLFGELLHGEAAYIHELRWQMKELEHKTGSWRTEWHTKRNGNLYPTHGLGPVSQYMNINRGDRFDYLTSMSSPALGRAAYAQREFASDHQRNQWRYVAGDMNTTLVKTIKGRSIMIQHDTTTPRPYSRHNLIQGTNGVFAGFPNRIALEYGGTGSFHDWDEDMSTWYAKYDHPLWLKMGAEAERNGGHGGMDFLMFWRMIYCLRNGEPLDQDVYDGAAWSVISPLSALSVANRSESVTIPDFTRGAWKNAKPLGIVGA; encoded by the coding sequence ATGACAAATTTAAATCGCCGGGATTTTCTTAAGGCGGCAGGTGTCGCTGCGGCTGCCGGAGTTGTTTCAGGCTGCGCGCAAAGTAAAGTCGACCCGACTCAGGTCACACCCGAACGCCAGGGGAAGTCAGTCATTGGACTGGTTGCGCCAAAAATGGATCTTGTTCGTGTTGGTTTTATCGGAGTGGGTCAGCGTGGTTATGGCCATGTAAAGCGCATGAGTCATATTGAAGGTGCCGAAATCGTTGCCTTATGTGACACGCATGAAGAAGTCTTGTTGCGTTCAGCGAGTTATCTGGCAGAGCGGGGAATGAAGGCCCCGGCTTTGTATCAGGGATCCGAGTTTGCTTATCGGGAAATGCTTGCCCGGGATGATATTGACATCGTTATCATTTCAACTCCATGGCGCTGGCACGCACCTATGGCTGTGGATACCATGGAAAGTGGTAAGCATGCCTTTGTCGAGGTGCCATTAGCTCTGACGGTTGAAGAAATGTGGCAACTGGTTGACACCGCAGAGCGTACCCAGAAAAACTGTATGATGATGGAAAACGTCAACTATGGCCGTGATGAGCTGATGGTGCTGAATATGGTGCGTCAGGGCCTGTTTGGTGAACTGCTACATGGTGAAGCGGCTTATATTCATGAACTACGCTGGCAGATGAAAGAGCTGGAACATAAAACCGGCTCATGGCGTACTGAGTGGCACACCAAACGTAACGGTAACCTTTATCCCACTCATGGTTTAGGACCGGTATCTCAGTATATGAACATCAATCGGGGCGATCGGTTTGATTATCTGACGTCCATGAGTTCACCTGCACTGGGCCGGGCTGCCTATGCCCAGCGTGAGTTTGCATCGGATCATCAGCGTAATCAATGGCGATATGTTGCTGGTGATATGAATACGACTTTGGTTAAAACGATCAAAGGGCGTTCTATTATGATCCAGCACGATACCACAACGCCGCGTCCGTACTCCCGGCACAATCTGATCCAGGGGACCAATGGCGTATTTGCCGGCTTTCCGAATCGCATTGCGCTGGAGTATGGTGGCACCGGATCTTTTCATGACTGGGACGAGGATATGAGCACCTGGTACGCTAAATATGATCACCCTCTGTGGCTGAAAATGGGTGCAGAAGCCGAACGCAATGGGGGCCATGGTGGCATGGACTTTTTGATGTTCTGGCGGATGATTTACTGTCTGAGAAATGGCGAACCGTTGGACCAGGATGTCTATGATGGTGCAGCCTGGTCGGTGATTTCGCCCTTGTCGGCATTGTCTGTGGCAAACCGCAGTGAGTCTGTTACCATTCCTGACTTTACCCGTGGTGCCTGGAAAAATGCTAAACCATTAGGCATAGTTGGCGCCTAG
- a CDS encoding phosphotransferase enzyme family protein, translating to MKNRVIAEVLSQQFGLQGEFVSLRPIGNGHINTTMLLKNKQRALVVQKLNTCVFPEPEQLVTNARKIEQHLARKANDGGYELAIIRHVPTVKGEYLVHFEDEVWRALEFIGGSYSEDVVDSEVKATVAANAFGQFAAALDDFDATQLHHVIPNFHNLAMRIEKFEETLRQDPQSRAARCQEEIAFCRAQFSLAQEVIDVEAQLPLRACHNDTKINNMLFCSESNNARAVIDLDTCMPGYWLYDFGDMVRTFCSPEAEDSTNLANVRVREEIFAALVKGYKGPLSASLTETEKHSFILGAKVMPFMIGLRFLTDYLDGDNYFATKHSEHNLQRAQNQFALYQDIVAKETQLSAIISEL from the coding sequence ATGAAAAATCGTGTAATTGCAGAGGTCTTATCGCAGCAATTTGGCCTGCAGGGAGAGTTTGTTTCTCTACGTCCGATCGGTAATGGACATATTAATACAACGATGTTGCTGAAAAACAAGCAACGTGCTTTGGTTGTGCAAAAACTCAATACCTGTGTTTTTCCAGAGCCTGAGCAACTCGTCACCAATGCCAGAAAAATTGAGCAGCACTTAGCACGCAAAGCCAATGACGGTGGCTATGAGCTGGCCATTATTCGCCACGTGCCGACAGTAAAGGGGGAGTATCTTGTTCACTTTGAAGATGAGGTCTGGCGTGCACTGGAGTTTATCGGTGGCAGTTACAGTGAAGACGTAGTCGACAGTGAAGTCAAAGCGACAGTTGCGGCGAATGCATTTGGTCAATTTGCTGCGGCATTGGATGATTTTGATGCGACTCAGTTACACCATGTGATCCCGAATTTCCACAACCTTGCTATGCGCATAGAAAAGTTTGAAGAAACACTCCGGCAGGATCCTCAGAGTCGTGCAGCTCGGTGTCAGGAGGAAATTGCATTTTGCCGAGCGCAATTCTCACTTGCCCAGGAAGTGATTGACGTTGAAGCGCAATTACCGCTGCGAGCCTGCCACAATGACACCAAGATCAACAATATGTTGTTTTGCTCGGAGTCAAATAATGCGCGCGCTGTGATAGACCTGGATACCTGTATGCCTGGTTATTGGCTGTATGACTTTGGTGACATGGTTAGGACGTTCTGCTCTCCTGAGGCGGAGGACTCTACTAACCTAGCAAACGTGCGTGTGCGTGAAGAGATCTTTGCGGCGTTGGTGAAAGGATATAAAGGTCCGTTGTCGGCCAGTCTGACAGAGACTGAAAAACACAGTTTTATACTTGGCGCGAAGGTGATGCCATTTATGATTGGCTTGCGCTTCCTGACCGACTATCTCGATGGCGACAATTACTTCGCTACTAAGCATTCAGAGCATAATTTACAGCGTGCGCAAAACCAATTTGCCCTTTATCAGGACATAGTTGCAAAAGAAACTCAGCTGAGCGCCATTATTTCAGAGCTATAA
- a CDS encoding NTP transferase domain-containing protein produces MYQGKSPTLVILAAGLGTRFGGNKQIAILPDFNCTIMELSIQDAFAAGVRHVVLVINRQVRPLIEQQILPRLPNGLQVDLVEQAVDNVPSRFASKALLREKPWGTGHALLCAKPVIPGDAIVITADDYYGPGAYTQLVGHFAASTHQDMAIVGYQLGHTLSQQGGVNRGICQTHKGQLLEVVEYLDIQQNNDVLSGVAPDGKRAALAQTVLASMTCWGITQTLLTQLEIGFSSFLENYDSDVKSEYYLPDCIQSCIQQGLLQVRVHSASDRWFGITYKEELKSVSGLLYELRHG; encoded by the coding sequence ATGTATCAAGGAAAAAGCCCAACGCTGGTGATCCTGGCAGCAGGCTTGGGTACTCGGTTTGGTGGAAATAAGCAGATAGCGATACTGCCGGACTTTAACTGTACCATTATGGAGTTGAGCATTCAGGATGCGTTTGCTGCGGGAGTGCGCCACGTTGTACTGGTGATTAACCGCCAGGTTCGTCCTTTGATTGAGCAACAGATTCTGCCGCGGCTGCCTAACGGATTGCAGGTCGACTTAGTTGAGCAAGCCGTCGATAATGTACCATCGCGTTTTGCCAGCAAAGCGTTATTACGAGAGAAGCCGTGGGGAACGGGGCATGCATTATTATGTGCTAAGCCCGTGATACCGGGAGACGCCATTGTGATCACGGCGGATGATTATTATGGGCCTGGCGCCTATACGCAACTCGTCGGCCATTTCGCTGCGTCGACACATCAAGATATGGCGATTGTTGGCTATCAACTGGGGCATACTTTATCACAACAAGGTGGCGTAAATCGTGGAATATGCCAAACTCATAAAGGCCAGTTGCTTGAAGTTGTTGAATATCTGGATATTCAACAAAATAATGACGTGTTATCCGGGGTCGCACCGGATGGCAAGCGGGCGGCTTTAGCACAAACCGTGCTGGCGTCGATGACGTGTTGGGGCATAACACAAACGCTCTTAACACAGCTAGAGATCGGATTTTCCTCGTTTCTAGAAAATTATGACAGCGATGTCAAAAGCGAGTATTATTTGCCTGATTGTATTCAAAGTTGTATTCAACAAGGCCTGCTTCAGGTCAGAGTACATAGTGCATCTGATCGCTGGTTTGGTATCACTTACAAAGAAGAATTAAAAAGTGTCTCAGGATTATTATATGAACTACGTCACGGATGA
- a CDS encoding NAD-dependent succinate-semialdehyde dehydrogenase, whose product MTHHTEQAHSWVNGNPWQSKQQLTVINPANELPIATVSMADHTATEQALKAAQACFDILKRRTSQRRAAVLERWYQLILGNEAALAELMCKEQGKPLKEAVAEVRYAAGFVQWFAEEARRAYGEVIPSNSPVHQLMTIKQPVGVVLGITPWNFPLAMITRKVAPAYAAGCPFILKPSEETPLSAIALAKLALEAGFESAAFQVLVTDDAKALVAPLLASPVVRKLTFTGSTAVGKKLLALSADTVKRTSMELGGNAPFIVFSSADVREAVAGLMVAKFRNGGQTCVAANRVFVHRDVHDAFIAALIDEVAQLVVGDGLASGTDIGPLINRKAKDKAQQLVEDALARGAKQVYRGTPCVGHFMAPTVLLGITEAMDIYHQEIFAPVVSIIAFSDERSVVRQANSVNEGLAAYFYSQDVAQIHRVSMALEYGMVGVNEGAISNPVAPFGGVKQSGLGREGAKEGLQEFLESKYLCQKF is encoded by the coding sequence ATGACGCATCACACTGAACAAGCGCATAGTTGGGTTAATGGTAACCCCTGGCAGTCGAAGCAACAGTTAACGGTGATTAATCCTGCCAATGAGTTGCCCATCGCCACGGTCTCAATGGCAGATCATACCGCGACCGAACAAGCTTTGAAGGCGGCGCAGGCCTGTTTTGACATCCTCAAGCGGCGCACGTCACAGCGGCGTGCTGCGGTACTGGAACGCTGGTATCAGCTTATTCTGGGCAATGAAGCTGCGCTTGCAGAGCTGATGTGCAAAGAGCAGGGCAAGCCGCTCAAAGAGGCTGTCGCAGAAGTCAGATATGCCGCAGGGTTTGTTCAGTGGTTTGCTGAGGAAGCTCGGCGCGCCTATGGTGAAGTGATCCCATCAAATAGCCCTGTTCACCAGCTCATGACCATAAAACAGCCAGTTGGTGTGGTACTGGGGATCACACCCTGGAACTTCCCTCTGGCCATGATCACGCGCAAGGTGGCTCCGGCTTATGCTGCGGGTTGTCCGTTTATTCTAAAACCTTCTGAAGAAACTCCGTTGAGTGCGATTGCACTGGCAAAACTGGCGCTAGAGGCCGGATTTGAAAGCGCGGCGTTTCAGGTGCTCGTGACCGATGATGCCAAGGCGCTGGTTGCCCCTTTGCTGGCAAGCCCGGTGGTGCGAAAACTGACTTTCACAGGGTCGACTGCGGTAGGTAAAAAGCTTCTTGCACTCAGTGCGGATACGGTTAAGCGCACTTCAATGGAGCTGGGTGGGAATGCCCCCTTCATTGTCTTTTCCAGTGCCGACGTGCGAGAAGCTGTGGCTGGTTTGATGGTGGCTAAATTCAGAAATGGCGGGCAGACCTGCGTGGCGGCCAACCGAGTGTTTGTCCATCGTGATGTCCACGATGCGTTTATAGCGGCATTGATTGATGAAGTCGCTCAGTTGGTTGTTGGTGACGGTTTAGCATCGGGCACTGATATTGGCCCGTTGATCAACCGCAAGGCCAAAGACAAAGCACAGCAATTGGTTGAAGATGCGCTTGCTCGAGGTGCTAAGCAGGTCTATCGGGGGACACCTTGTGTTGGCCATTTTATGGCGCCAACTGTGCTACTGGGGATCACTGAAGCGATGGATATTTACCATCAGGAAATTTTTGCACCGGTTGTCAGCATCATAGCGTTCTCGGATGAGCGCTCAGTGGTGCGTCAGGCAAACAGCGTCAATGAAGGGCTGGCTGCTTACTTCTATTCTCAGGATGTAGCGCAGATCCATCGGGTATCTATGGCACTTGAATATGGCATGGTAGGGGTCAACGAAGGGGCGATTTCAAACCCGGTTGCGCCATTCGGAGGCGTGAAACAATCCGGGCTGGGAAGAGAAGGGGCTAAAGAGGGCTTACAGGAATTCCTGGAAAGCAAATACCTGTGTCAGAAATTCTAG
- the fdx gene encoding ISC system 2Fe-2S type ferredoxin: MPQIIFLPHEELCPEGAAIEAESGKTVLDVALKNGISIPHACEKSCACTTCHVVIREGFDSLEESDELEDDMLDKAWGLEAESRLGCQAVIADEDLVVEIPKYNLNIVNEEH, encoded by the coding sequence ATGCCACAGATTATCTTTTTACCCCACGAAGAACTTTGTCCGGAAGGCGCAGCCATCGAGGCTGAATCTGGCAAAACGGTACTGGATGTGGCACTTAAAAATGGCATCAGTATTCCTCATGCCTGTGAAAAATCATGTGCTTGTACAACTTGCCACGTGGTAATTCGTGAAGGGTTTGATTCGCTTGAAGAAAGCGATGAACTGGAAGATGACATGCTGGATAAGGCCTGGGGCCTGGAAGCGGAATCCCGACTGGGCTGTCAGGCCGTGATTGCCGACGAAGATCTGGTTGTGGAAATACCCAAATACAACCTCAATATCGTCAACGAAGAACACTAA